Proteins co-encoded in one Actinomadura luteofluorescens genomic window:
- a CDS encoding peptidylprolyl isomerase: MAAKDRKKQLARQRYERQQQRQAQEAARARRLKIISAAAVVAVIVVGGAAFMVLTKDDESTAAGPRCTYKAAQQDGAPKGVGTPPGKPAYTDVVQTTMKTNQGDVEVQLYGGKAPCTVNSFTYLAQKNFFDKTSCHRLTSGGLNVLQCGDPTAKGTGGPGYQFANENTNGAMYTEGTLAMAHSSLPDSNGSQFFMVYKDSQLPPDYTVFGKITKGLDVLKKIADAGSDPKGDGKPKKKVEIQDVTIAGK, encoded by the coding sequence GTGGCGGCGAAGGACCGCAAGAAGCAGCTCGCGCGGCAGCGCTACGAGCGCCAGCAGCAGCGGCAGGCGCAGGAGGCGGCGCGGGCGCGCCGACTCAAGATCATCTCCGCCGCGGCGGTGGTGGCGGTCATCGTCGTCGGCGGCGCCGCGTTCATGGTGCTCACCAAGGACGACGAGTCCACCGCGGCCGGGCCGCGGTGCACCTACAAGGCGGCCCAGCAGGACGGTGCGCCCAAGGGTGTCGGCACCCCTCCGGGCAAGCCCGCCTACACGGACGTCGTCCAGACGACGATGAAGACCAACCAGGGCGACGTGGAGGTGCAACTGTACGGCGGCAAGGCCCCGTGCACGGTCAACTCCTTCACGTACCTGGCGCAGAAGAACTTCTTCGACAAGACCTCGTGCCACCGGCTGACGAGCGGCGGGCTCAACGTCCTGCAGTGCGGCGACCCGACCGCGAAGGGCACCGGCGGCCCGGGCTACCAGTTCGCCAACGAGAACACCAACGGCGCCATGTACACCGAGGGCACGCTCGCCATGGCGCACAGCAGCCTGCCGGACTCCAACGGCAGCCAGTTCTTCATGGTCTACAAGGACTCGCAGCTCCCGCCGGACTACACGGTGTTCGGGAAGATCACCAAGGGGCTGGACGTGCTGAAGAAGATCGCCGACGCGGGTTCGGACCCCAAGGGCGACGGCAAGCCCAAGAAGAAGGTAGAGATCCAGGACGTCACGATCGCCGGGAAATAG
- the secF gene encoding protein translocase subunit SecF, with amino-acid sequence MGTRAAISRIYRGEISADIVGRPKIWYTISGLLLALSIAGLLVQGLNFGVEFKGGSVFTFKAPSASIEQVRSAVGDGGAHQVIVQKAGGDWRVTTESLSSDRVTEVKTSVSKELTVPADKVSTQVVGASWGGEIQKKAWQALLVFMILIIAYLSVAFEWRMAVAAVVALVHDLVITAGIYAWSGFEVTPATLLGFLTILGYSLYDAVVVFDMIKEVTKPLGPTSRTTYSEAANQALSSTLVRSLNTSLVAILPVGAILFIGTTLFGAGTLKDLSLALFVGMIVGTYSSICVATPLLVQFKEREPKYKQIRENIARREQSTKRAAKTKVKAGAGASAASAEDAPSDDDAGERADQDVSDVRSTVTVRKVVQSGSRQQPKRGSRQQRRGGK; translated from the coding sequence ATGGGAACGCGTGCGGCCATCTCCCGGATCTACCGGGGCGAGATCAGCGCGGACATCGTCGGCCGGCCGAAGATCTGGTACACGATCTCCGGGCTGCTGCTGGCGCTGTCGATCGCGGGCCTGCTGGTGCAGGGCCTCAACTTCGGCGTGGAGTTCAAGGGCGGCTCCGTCTTCACCTTCAAGGCGCCGAGCGCGTCGATCGAGCAGGTGCGCAGCGCCGTCGGCGACGGCGGCGCCCACCAGGTGATCGTGCAGAAGGCGGGCGGCGACTGGCGGGTCACGACCGAGAGCCTGTCCTCCGACCGGGTCACCGAGGTCAAGACGAGCGTCTCCAAGGAGCTGACCGTCCCGGCCGACAAGGTCAGCACCCAGGTCGTCGGCGCCTCGTGGGGCGGTGAGATCCAGAAGAAGGCGTGGCAGGCGCTGCTCGTCTTCATGATCTTGATCATCGCCTACCTGTCGGTGGCGTTCGAGTGGCGGATGGCCGTGGCCGCGGTGGTCGCGCTCGTCCACGACCTGGTGATCACGGCGGGCATCTACGCCTGGTCGGGCTTCGAGGTGACCCCGGCCACGCTGCTCGGCTTCCTGACGATCCTCGGCTACTCGCTGTACGACGCGGTCGTCGTCTTCGACATGATCAAGGAGGTTACCAAGCCGCTCGGCCCGACCTCCAGGACGACCTACAGCGAGGCTGCCAACCAGGCGCTCAGCAGCACCCTGGTCCGCTCGCTGAACACCTCCCTGGTGGCGATCCTGCCCGTCGGCGCGATCCTGTTCATCGGGACGACGCTGTTCGGCGCCGGCACGCTGAAGGACCTGTCGCTCGCCCTGTTCGTCGGCATGATCGTCGGCACCTACTCCTCGATCTGCGTGGCGACGCCGCTGCTCGTCCAGTTCAAGGAGCGCGAGCCGAAGTACAAGCAGATCCGGGAGAACATCGCCCGGCGCGAGCAGAGCACCAAGCGCGCGGCCAAGACCAAGGTCAAGGCCGGAGCCGGCGCCTCCGCCGCCTCGGCGGAGGACGCCCCGTCCGACGACGACGCCGGCGAGCGCGCCGACCAGGACGTTTCCGACGTCCGCAGCACGGTCACCGTGCGGAAGGTCGTGCAGAGCGGGTCGCGGCAGCAGCCGAAGCGCGGGTCGCGGCAGCAGCGCCGCGGCGGCAAGTAG
- a CDS encoding TIGR03086 family metal-binding protein has protein sequence MAHNLSGYHRALDLFEGLVAGVARDGWDVPSPCAGWTARDVAGHVTGGQFLVRALASGEPEPDVNADPARFVAGDVLMSWRAARKECAAALTPDALGRPIPFDGLGELPLGDFLEGYILEPLVHAWDLARATGQPSRLDPDLVHHAFATAQVVAASLRSEGHLAPPLPAPRGADEQTRMLAFLGRTA, from the coding sequence ATGGCTCACAACCTCAGCGGCTACCACCGGGCCCTCGACCTCTTCGAGGGCCTGGTGGCCGGCGTCGCCCGCGACGGGTGGGACGTGCCTTCGCCCTGCGCGGGGTGGACCGCCCGGGACGTCGCCGGCCACGTGACCGGCGGCCAGTTCCTGGTCCGGGCGCTGGCCTCGGGAGAGCCCGAGCCCGACGTCAACGCCGACCCCGCGCGGTTCGTCGCGGGCGACGTCCTGATGAGCTGGCGGGCGGCCCGCAAGGAGTGCGCGGCGGCCCTCACCCCCGACGCGCTCGGCCGGCCCATCCCGTTCGACGGGCTGGGCGAGCTGCCGCTGGGCGACTTCCTGGAGGGCTACATCCTGGAGCCGCTGGTGCACGCCTGGGACCTGGCCCGGGCGACGGGCCAGCCGTCGCGCCTCGACCCGGACCTCGTCCACCACGCGTTCGCCACGGCCCAGGTGGTCGCCGCGTCGCTGCGGAGCGAGGGACACCTGGCGCCGCCCCTGCCCGCCCCGCGCGGGGCGGACGAGCAGACGCGCATGCTCGCCTTCCTGGGCCGCACGGCCTAG
- a CDS encoding MBL fold metallo-hydrolase produces the protein MLVAGFPAGSFAANCYVVAPAAGEECVIIDPGQDAEAGIEELLREHRLKPVAVLLTHGHLDHVWSVAPVCGAKDVPAYVHPDDRDLLTDPAKGLSLGAGQQLFGGLELSEPDDVRELSDGAVLELAGLSFTVDHAPGHTPGSVTFRTPKAQQIPDVMFTGDLLFAGSIGRTDLPGGSYEQILASLSRVCLTMPDETAVLPGHGDQTTIGRERVTNPFLSELVPADGPDKGF, from the coding sequence GTGCTCGTCGCCGGGTTCCCCGCTGGATCGTTCGCCGCGAACTGCTATGTCGTGGCGCCCGCCGCCGGTGAGGAGTGCGTGATCATCGATCCCGGGCAGGACGCCGAGGCCGGGATCGAGGAGCTCCTGCGCGAGCACCGGCTGAAGCCGGTCGCGGTGCTGCTGACGCACGGCCATCTCGACCACGTCTGGTCGGTGGCCCCGGTCTGCGGCGCCAAGGACGTCCCGGCCTACGTCCATCCCGACGACCGCGACCTGCTGACCGATCCGGCCAAGGGCCTGTCCCTGGGCGCCGGGCAGCAGCTGTTCGGGGGCCTGGAGCTGTCCGAGCCCGACGACGTGCGCGAACTGTCCGACGGGGCGGTGCTGGAGCTGGCCGGGCTGAGCTTCACCGTCGACCACGCCCCGGGCCATACGCCCGGGTCGGTGACGTTCCGGACGCCGAAGGCCCAGCAGATCCCGGACGTGATGTTCACCGGCGACCTGCTGTTCGCCGGCTCCATCGGGCGCACCGACCTGCCGGGCGGATCGTACGAGCAGATCCTCGCCAGCCTGTCCCGGGTGTGCCTCACGATGCCCGACGAGACGGCCGTCCTGCCCGGCCACGGCGACCAGACCACAATCGGCCGCGAGCGTGTGACCAATCCGTTCCTTTCGGAGTTGGTGCCCGCGGACGGACCTGACAAGGGATTCTGA
- a CDS encoding DUF305 domain-containing protein produces MSEAPAAPRGRRVTVVLAALVLLAGAVLVALAVFRSERPGTDGPEAGFARDMSVHHAQAVRMSFIVRDRTDDPETRLLAYDIINTQSAQIGMMTAWLDEWGVPKADPSGRMRWMSGHGGHRGGAAAMPGMATRGQLADLEKASGRAAEMLFLKLMVAHHRGGVGMARAVLERTGHDRVRRLARTMAEGQQAEITQMNAMLRQRGSPAA; encoded by the coding sequence GTGAGCGAGGCCCCCGCGGCGCCGCGGGGGCGGCGTGTCACCGTCGTCCTCGCGGCCCTGGTCCTGCTCGCGGGCGCCGTCCTGGTCGCGCTCGCCGTCTTCCGCTCGGAGCGGCCCGGCACGGACGGCCCCGAAGCCGGGTTCGCCCGCGACATGAGCGTGCACCACGCGCAGGCGGTGCGGATGTCGTTCATCGTCAGGGACCGCACGGACGATCCCGAGACCCGGCTGCTGGCCTACGACATCATCAACACCCAGTCCGCCCAGATCGGCATGATGACGGCCTGGCTGGACGAGTGGGGCGTGCCCAAGGCCGACCCGTCCGGCCGCATGCGCTGGATGTCCGGGCACGGCGGCCACCGGGGCGGCGCGGCCGCCATGCCGGGCATGGCGACCCGCGGACAGCTCGCCGACCTGGAGAAGGCGTCCGGCCGCGCCGCCGAAATGCTGTTCCTGAAGCTGATGGTCGCGCACCACCGGGGCGGAGTGGGCATGGCGCGGGCGGTGCTGGAGCGCACCGGGCACGACCGGGTGCGGCGGCTGGCCCGCACGATGGCGGAAGGGCAGCAGGCGGAGATCACGCAGATGAACGCGATGCTCCGGCAGCGCGGCTCCCCCGCCGCGTGA
- the hisS gene encoding histidine--tRNA ligase gives MSSSFRAPKGVSEYVPPRADLFYAIREAFAEQARLAGYGYLELAVFEDTNLFRRGVGESTDVVSKEMYTFEDRGGRSLTLRPEFTASVLRSVLENNLHKGSLPVKVWTTGPAFRAERPQQGRYRQFYQLDLEAIGSEDPQVDAETIAIAWNWYRSLGLTRVRLLLNSLGCKECRPAYRALLQDFLRGLDLDDDTRARVEINPLRVLDDKRPKVREQLAGAPLMADHLCPACKAHHDRVRELLADLGITWEDTPTLVRGLDYYTRTTYEFDHPLLGAQSGIGGGGRYDGLSEDIGGPPLPGIGFGLGLDRTVLALEAESSDGQGPAFAAEPRCEAFGVALGDTAERRMFALVDELRRAGIAADMAFGGKRLKGAMKDADRSGARYAVILGERDIADGVAQVKDLAEGEQTAVPLTDLTTTLKERLSK, from the coding sequence ATGAGTTCGAGTTTCCGGGCCCCGAAGGGGGTCAGCGAATACGTCCCGCCGCGCGCGGACCTCTTCTACGCCATCCGGGAGGCCTTCGCCGAGCAGGCGAGGCTGGCCGGTTACGGCTACCTGGAACTGGCGGTGTTCGAGGACACCAACCTGTTCCGGCGCGGCGTCGGCGAGTCCACCGACGTGGTGTCCAAGGAGATGTACACCTTCGAGGACAGGGGCGGCAGGTCCCTGACGCTGCGCCCCGAGTTCACCGCGTCGGTGCTGCGCTCCGTCCTGGAGAACAACCTGCACAAGGGCTCGCTGCCGGTGAAGGTGTGGACCACCGGGCCCGCGTTCCGGGCCGAGCGCCCGCAGCAGGGCCGCTACCGGCAGTTCTACCAGCTCGACCTGGAGGCGATCGGCAGCGAGGACCCGCAGGTCGACGCCGAGACGATCGCGATCGCGTGGAACTGGTACCGGTCCCTCGGCCTGACCCGGGTGCGGCTGCTGCTGAACTCGCTCGGCTGCAAGGAGTGCCGCCCCGCCTACCGGGCCCTGCTGCAGGACTTCCTGCGCGGCCTGGACCTGGACGACGACACCCGCGCCCGCGTCGAGATCAACCCGCTGCGGGTGCTGGACGACAAGCGCCCGAAGGTCCGCGAGCAGCTCGCGGGCGCACCGCTGATGGCCGACCACCTGTGCCCGGCGTGCAAGGCGCACCACGACCGCGTCCGGGAACTGCTCGCCGACCTCGGCATCACGTGGGAGGACACCCCCACCCTCGTCCGGGGCCTGGACTACTACACCCGCACCACCTACGAGTTCGACCACCCGCTGCTCGGCGCCCAGTCCGGCATCGGCGGCGGCGGCCGCTACGACGGGCTGTCGGAGGACATCGGCGGCCCCCCGCTGCCGGGAATCGGGTTCGGGCTCGGCCTGGACCGCACGGTCCTCGCGCTGGAGGCCGAGTCGTCGGACGGGCAGGGCCCCGCCTTCGCCGCCGAGCCGCGCTGCGAGGCGTTCGGCGTGGCGCTCGGCGACACCGCCGAGCGGCGCATGTTCGCGCTCGTCGACGAGCTGCGCCGCGCCGGGATCGCGGCCGACATGGCGTTCGGCGGCAAGAGGCTGAAGGGCGCCATGAAGGACGCGGACCGCTCGGGCGCCCGGTACGCCGTGATCCTCGGGGAGCGAGATATCGCGGACGGCGTCGCCCAGGTCAAGGACCTGGCCGAGGGCGAGCAGACCGCCGTCCCGCTCACCGACCTCACCACGACGTTGAAGGAAAGGCTCTCGAAATGA
- a CDS encoding adenine phosphoribosyltransferase encodes MDLGKLIQERIRDIPDYPKQGVMFKDITPLLADHVAFAGVVDAVVNHHGRGTIDKIVGIEARGFILAAPVAYHFGAGFVPVRKKGKLPSATDAETYDLEYGSETIEIHLDAFEPGDRVLIVDDVLATGGTARATAELVRRGGGEVVGLSVLLELSFLHGRDKLGNLDVHSLVTV; translated from the coding sequence GTGGACCTCGGCAAGCTGATCCAGGAGCGGATCCGCGACATCCCCGACTATCCCAAGCAGGGGGTGATGTTCAAGGACATCACCCCTCTGCTGGCCGACCATGTGGCGTTCGCCGGGGTGGTCGACGCGGTGGTCAACCACCACGGCCGCGGCACCATCGACAAGATCGTCGGTATCGAGGCCCGCGGATTCATCCTCGCCGCGCCCGTCGCCTACCACTTCGGGGCGGGCTTCGTCCCGGTGCGCAAGAAGGGGAAACTGCCCTCGGCGACGGACGCGGAGACCTATGATCTCGAGTACGGGAGCGAGACGATCGAGATCCATCTCGACGCCTTCGAACCCGGCGACCGGGTACTGATCGTCGACGACGTCCTGGCCACCGGAGGCACGGCCAGGGCCACCGCCGAACTCGTACGGCGGGGCGGCGGCGAGGTCGTCGGACTGTCGGTCCTCCTTGAGCTGTCGTTCCTGCACGGACGCGACAAGCTGGGGAATCTGGACGTTCATTCCCTGGTTACGGTCTAG
- the aspS gene encoding aspartate--tRNA ligase has protein sequence MIRTHEAGTLRKEHAGQQVTLAGWVGRRRDHGGVTFIDLRDASGTAQVVFREEDTAHDLRAEYCVKVVGEVRVRPEGNENPELPTGDVEVAAARIEVLSDAAPLPFPIEGDVNVNEEIRLKYRYLDLRRESVARAMKVRSEASFLTHEVMREHGFVNVETPTLTRSTPEGARDFLVPVRLQPGHWYALPQSPQLFKQLLMVGGLERYYQIARCYRDEDFRADRQPEFTQIDIEMSFVDQDDVLTVGEDLVARLWKEIAGYEIPRPIPHITYADALARYGSDKPDLRFGNELTDMTEYFAGTSFRVFQAPYVGAVVMPGGASQTRKELDGWQDWAKARGARGLAYVLVQEDGTLGGPVAKNLSDTEKAGLAAKTGASPGDAVFFGAGKRHSTQELLGAARLEIGRRRGLIDESAWKFVWVVDAPIFEPVEDDKGEQIGWTSVHHPFTAPKPEYADTFHDDPGTALADAYDLVLNGNEIGGGSIRIHRAEMQQRVFDVLGLSKQEAESKFGFLLEAFKFGPPPHGGIAFGWDRVVMLLARQESIRDVIAFPKAASGHDPLTAAPTPITPEQRAEAGVDFVPEDEPAEN, from the coding sequence ATGATCCGCACCCATGAGGCGGGCACGCTCCGCAAGGAGCACGCCGGGCAGCAGGTAACGCTGGCCGGCTGGGTCGGCCGCCGCCGCGACCACGGCGGCGTCACGTTCATCGACCTGCGCGACGCCTCCGGCACCGCGCAGGTCGTCTTCCGCGAGGAGGACACCGCGCACGACCTGCGCGCCGAGTACTGCGTCAAGGTCGTCGGCGAGGTCCGCGTCCGGCCGGAGGGCAACGAGAACCCCGAGCTCCCCACCGGCGACGTCGAGGTCGCCGCCGCCCGCATCGAGGTGCTCTCCGACGCGGCGCCGCTGCCGTTCCCCATCGAGGGCGACGTCAACGTCAACGAGGAGATCCGCCTCAAGTACCGCTACCTCGACCTGCGCCGCGAGAGCGTCGCGCGGGCGATGAAGGTCCGCTCGGAGGCCTCGTTCCTGACGCACGAGGTGATGCGCGAGCACGGGTTCGTGAACGTGGAGACGCCCACCCTCACCCGGTCCACCCCCGAGGGCGCCCGCGACTTCCTCGTCCCCGTCCGGCTCCAGCCGGGCCACTGGTACGCGCTCCCCCAGTCGCCGCAGCTGTTCAAGCAGCTCCTCATGGTCGGCGGCCTCGAACGCTACTACCAGATCGCCCGCTGCTACCGCGACGAGGACTTCCGCGCCGACCGGCAGCCCGAGTTCACCCAGATCGACATCGAGATGTCCTTCGTCGACCAGGACGACGTCCTGACGGTCGGCGAGGACCTCGTGGCGCGCCTGTGGAAGGAGATCGCCGGGTACGAGATCCCCCGCCCGATCCCCCACATCACCTATGCCGACGCGCTGGCCCGCTACGGCTCCGACAAGCCCGACCTGCGGTTCGGCAACGAGCTGACCGACATGACCGAGTACTTCGCCGGCACGTCCTTCCGCGTGTTCCAGGCCCCCTACGTCGGCGCGGTCGTCATGCCCGGCGGCGCGTCCCAAACCCGCAAGGAACTGGACGGTTGGCAGGACTGGGCGAAGGCCCGCGGCGCCCGCGGCCTCGCCTACGTGCTCGTCCAGGAGGACGGCACCCTCGGCGGCCCGGTCGCCAAGAACCTCTCCGACACCGAGAAGGCGGGCCTCGCCGCCAAGACCGGCGCCTCCCCCGGCGACGCGGTCTTCTTCGGCGCCGGCAAGCGGCACTCCACGCAGGAGCTCCTCGGCGCCGCCCGCCTGGAGATCGGCCGCCGCCGCGGCCTCATCGACGAGTCCGCCTGGAAGTTCGTCTGGGTCGTGGACGCGCCGATCTTCGAGCCCGTCGAGGACGACAAGGGCGAGCAGATCGGCTGGACGTCGGTGCACCACCCGTTCACCGCGCCCAAGCCCGAGTACGCCGACACCTTCCACGACGACCCGGGCACCGCCCTCGCCGACGCCTACGACCTCGTCCTGAACGGGAACGAGATCGGCGGCGGCTCCATCCGTATCCACCGCGCCGAGATGCAGCAGCGCGTCTTCGACGTGCTGGGCCTGTCCAAGCAGGAGGCGGAGTCGAAGTTCGGCTTCCTGCTGGAGGCGTTCAAGTTCGGCCCGCCCCCGCACGGCGGCATCGCGTTCGGCTGGGACCGGGTGGTCATGCTCCTCGCCCGCCAGGAGTCGATCCGCGACGTGATCGCCTTCCCGAAGGCCGCCTCCGGCCACGACCCCCTGACCGCCGCGCCGACCCCCATCACCCCGGAGCAGCGCGCGGAGGCCGGGGTCGACTTCGTCCCCGAGGACGAGCCCGCCGAGAACTGA
- a CDS encoding DUF349 domain-containing protein, which yields MSSATDPWGRVDEDGTVYVRTADGERVVGSWQAGAPEEALSYFKRKYDALATEIGLLEQRVRTTDLQPAQAQQGIDRLREAVSDAHAVGDLDALLRRLEGLSQQVGRRREEVKAQREQHRHEAREVKERIVAEAERIAVEETHWKNGGERLRLLVEEWKAADRIDRPTETALWKRLSAARNAFTKRRKAYFATLDDQREEARREKERLVTEAEAMSGSTDWGDTAAAYRDLMRRWKLAGRASRDAEEDLWARFKGAQDTFFQARGAAFAERDAEFRGNAEEKEKILAEAERLLPVRDVRQARQSLRAVQERWEAAGMVPRDQRDRLEGRLRKIEEAVRSAEENEWRRTNPEARARAEATVGQLRSSIEQLEKRLGKAREAGRQKDVKEAEEALSARRAWLEEAERTLAEFS from the coding sequence GTGTCCAGCGCGACCGATCCCTGGGGCCGGGTGGACGAGGACGGCACCGTCTATGTGAGGACGGCCGACGGCGAGCGGGTCGTCGGCTCCTGGCAGGCCGGCGCGCCCGAAGAGGCCCTGTCCTACTTCAAGCGCAAGTACGACGCGCTCGCCACCGAGATCGGCCTGCTCGAACAGCGGGTCCGCACCACCGACCTGCAGCCGGCCCAGGCCCAGCAGGGCATCGACCGGCTGCGCGAGGCCGTCTCCGATGCGCACGCCGTCGGCGACCTCGACGCCCTCCTGCGCCGCCTGGAGGGCCTGTCGCAGCAGGTCGGGAGGCGCCGCGAGGAGGTCAAGGCCCAGCGCGAGCAGCACCGGCACGAGGCCCGCGAGGTCAAGGAGCGGATCGTCGCCGAGGCCGAGCGCATCGCGGTCGAGGAGACGCACTGGAAGAACGGCGGCGAGCGCCTGCGCCTGCTGGTCGAGGAGTGGAAGGCCGCCGACCGCATCGACCGCCCCACCGAGACCGCGCTGTGGAAGCGGCTGTCGGCCGCCCGCAACGCCTTCACCAAGCGACGCAAGGCCTACTTCGCCACCCTCGACGACCAGCGCGAGGAGGCCCGGCGGGAGAAGGAGCGCCTCGTCACCGAGGCCGAGGCGATGTCGGGCTCCACCGACTGGGGCGACACGGCCGCCGCCTACCGCGACCTGATGCGCCGCTGGAAGCTGGCCGGGCGCGCCTCCCGGGACGCCGAGGAGGACCTGTGGGCCCGCTTCAAGGGCGCCCAGGACACCTTCTTCCAGGCCCGCGGCGCGGCGTTCGCCGAGCGCGACGCCGAGTTCCGCGGCAACGCCGAGGAGAAGGAGAAGATCCTCGCCGAGGCCGAGCGGCTTCTGCCGGTGCGGGACGTCCGGCAGGCTCGCCAGTCCCTGCGCGCGGTCCAGGAGCGCTGGGAGGCCGCCGGGATGGTGCCGCGCGACCAGCGCGACCGGCTGGAGGGGCGGCTCCGCAAGATCGAGGAGGCCGTCCGCTCCGCCGAGGAGAACGAGTGGCGCCGCACCAACCCCGAGGCCCGCGCCCGCGCCGAGGCCACGGTGGGCCAGCTGCGCAGCTCCATCGAGCAGCTGGAGAAGCGGCTCGGCAAGGCCCGCGAGGCCGGCCGCCAGAAGGACGTCAAGGAGGCCGAGGAGGCGCTCAGCGCCCGCCGCGCCTGGCTCGAAGAGGCCGAGCGCACCCTCGCCGAGTTCTCCTGA
- a CDS encoding RelA/SpoT family protein — protein MNPVLEPLIKTVRNTHPKADLRLIERAYDVAAHYHRHQKRKSGDPYITHPLAVATILAELGMNTETLCAALLHDTVEDTPYTLDQLSAEFGDEIAALVDGVTKLDKVKYGEAAEAETVRKMVVAMSRDIRVLVIKLGDRLHNMRTLRYMPRHKQEKKARETLEVFAPLAHRLGMNTLKWELEDLAFATLYPKRFDEIARLVSERAPRRDVYLQEVIENVSTDLREARIKATVTGRPKHYYSIYQKMIARDVSFDDIYDLVGIRVLVDSVRDCYAALGSIHARWNPVPGRFKDYIAMPKFNMYQSLHTTVIGPEGKPVELQIRTWGMHRRAEYGVAAHWKYKEETVGGRKAGDMQWLRQLLDWQKETADPAEFLESLRFDLSVSEVFVFTPKGDVIALPQGATPVDFAYAIHTEVGHRCIGARVNGRLVPLESTLDNGDTVEVFTSKSQDAGPSRDWLGFVKSARARNKIKHWFSKERRDTAIESGKDAIARAMRKQNMPLQRMMSGEALLALARDMRYPDVSSLYAAVGESQVSAQHVVQRLVDALGGVESAEEDLAEIALPTRRKRSRPAGDPGVVVADDPDVWVRLSRCCTPVPGDDIVGFVTRGHGVSVHRSDCANVESLRSQPDRLIDVKWSPGEDSVFLVAIQVEALDRPRLLSDVTRVLSDQHVNILSASVTTTRDRVAVSRFTFEMGDPKHLGHVLKAVRSIDGVYDVYRVTSGATK, from the coding sequence ATGAACCCGGTACTCGAACCACTGATCAAGACGGTCCGCAACACGCATCCGAAGGCGGACCTCCGGCTCATCGAGCGCGCCTACGACGTGGCCGCGCACTACCACCGGCACCAGAAGCGCAAGAGCGGCGACCCGTACATCACCCATCCGCTCGCGGTCGCCACCATCCTCGCCGAGCTCGGCATGAACACCGAGACGCTCTGCGCGGCGCTGCTGCACGACACCGTCGAGGACACCCCCTACACCCTCGACCAGCTCAGCGCCGAGTTCGGCGACGAGATCGCCGCCCTGGTCGACGGCGTCACCAAGCTCGACAAGGTCAAGTACGGGGAGGCCGCGGAGGCCGAGACCGTCCGCAAGATGGTCGTGGCGATGTCCCGCGACATCCGCGTCCTGGTGATCAAGCTCGGCGACCGGCTGCACAACATGCGCACGCTGCGCTACATGCCGCGGCACAAGCAGGAGAAGAAGGCCCGCGAGACCCTGGAGGTGTTCGCGCCGCTCGCGCACCGCCTCGGGATGAACACGCTCAAGTGGGAGCTGGAGGACCTCGCGTTCGCCACGCTGTACCCCAAGCGGTTCGACGAGATCGCCCGCCTGGTGTCCGAGCGCGCCCCGCGCCGCGACGTCTACCTGCAGGAAGTGATCGAGAACGTCTCCACCGACCTGCGCGAGGCCCGGATCAAGGCCACCGTGACGGGCCGGCCGAAGCACTACTACTCGATCTATCAGAAGATGATCGCGCGGGACGTCAGCTTCGACGACATCTACGACCTGGTCGGCATCCGGGTCCTCGTCGACAGCGTCCGCGACTGCTACGCCGCCCTCGGCTCGATCCACGCGCGATGGAACCCGGTCCCCGGCCGGTTCAAGGACTACATCGCGATGCCGAAGTTCAACATGTACCAGTCGCTGCACACGACGGTGATCGGCCCGGAGGGCAAGCCCGTCGAGCTGCAGATCCGCACCTGGGGCATGCACCGCCGCGCCGAGTACGGCGTCGCCGCGCACTGGAAGTACAAGGAGGAGACGGTCGGCGGCCGCAAGGCCGGTGACATGCAGTGGCTGCGCCAGCTCCTCGACTGGCAGAAGGAGACCGCCGACCCGGCCGAGTTCCTGGAGTCGCTGCGCTTCGACCTGTCGGTCTCCGAGGTGTTCGTGTTCACGCCCAAGGGCGACGTGATCGCGCTGCCGCAGGGCGCCACCCCCGTCGACTTCGCGTACGCGATCCACACCGAGGTCGGGCACCGATGTATCGGCGCCCGTGTCAACGGCCGTCTCGTCCCCCTCGAATCGACCCTCGACAACGGCGACACCGTCGAGGTCTTCACCTCCAAGTCGCAGGACGCGGGCCCGAGCCGCGACTGGCTCGGCTTCGTCAAGAGCGCCCGCGCCCGCAACAAGATCAAGCACTGGTTCTCCAAGGAGCGCCGCGACACCGCGATCGAGTCCGGCAAGGACGCCATCGCCCGCGCGATGCGCAAGCAGAACATGCCGCTGCAGCGGATGATGTCCGGTGAGGCCCTCCTCGCCCTCGCCCGCGACATGCGCTACCCGGACGTGTCGTCCCTGTACGCGGCCGTGGGCGAGAGCCAGGTCTCCGCGCAGCACGTCGTGCAGCGCCTGGTCGACGCCCTCGGCGGCGTGGAGAGCGCCGAAGAGGACCTCGCCGAGATCGCGCTGCCGACGCGCCGCAAGCGCAGCCGTCCCGCCGGCGATCCGGGCGTCGTCGTCGCCGACGACCCGGACGTGTGGGTCCGGCTGTCGCGCTGCTGCACCCCGGTGCCCGGCGACGACATCGTCGGCTTCGTGACCCGCGGCCACGGCGTCTCCGTCCACCGCTCCGACTGCGCGAACGTCGAGAGCCTGCGGTCGCAGCCCGACCGCCTGATCGACGTCAAGTGGTCCCCGGGCGAGGACTCGGTGTTCCTCGTCGCGATCCAGGTGGAGGCGCTCGACCGGCCCCGCCTGCTGTCGGACGTGACCCGCGTCCTGTCCGACCAGCACGTCAACATCCTGTCGGCGTCGGTCACCACGACCCGCGACCGCGTCGCCGTCAGCCGCTTCACCTTCGAGATGGGCGACCCGAAGCATCTCGGCCACGTGTTGAAGGCCGTCCGCTCCATCGACGGCGTCTACGACGTCTACCGGGTGACCAGCGGCGCCACCAAGTAG